One window of Nocardia nova SH22a genomic DNA carries:
- the glyA gene encoding serine hydroxymethyltransferase, translating to MTQTTAASVNTQSLAELDPELAAAMAGELARERDTLEMIASENFVPRAVLQAQGSVLTNKYAEGYPGRRYYGGCEHVDVVEDLARNRVKELFGAEFANVQPHSGAQANAAVLMSLMNPGEKLLGLDLAHGGHLTHGMRLNFSGKLYEVHAYGVSKEDHRVDMEALRKQALEVRPKVIVAGWSAYPRHLDFAAFREIADEVGAYLWVDMAHFAGLVAAGLHPSPVPHADVVSSTVHKTLGGPRSGVILAKQEFAKKLNSSVFPGQQGGPLMHVIAAKAAAFKIAGTEEFKQRQERTLSGAKILAERLTGADVAGNGVTVLTGGTDVHLVLVDLRNSQMDGQQGEDLLHEVGITVNRNAVPFDPRPPMVTSGLRIGTAALATRGFGDVEFTEVADIIATALAGNADLDSLRARVSKLAQDFPLYEGLEDWKLLG from the coding sequence GTGACCCAGACGACCGCCGCATCTGTCAATACCCAGTCGCTTGCCGAGCTCGATCCGGAGTTGGCTGCCGCGATGGCGGGCGAGCTCGCCCGTGAGCGCGACACCCTCGAGATGATCGCGTCGGAGAATTTCGTGCCGCGCGCGGTGCTGCAGGCCCAGGGCAGTGTGCTGACCAACAAGTACGCCGAGGGCTACCCGGGTCGCCGCTACTACGGTGGGTGCGAGCACGTGGACGTGGTCGAGGACCTGGCACGCAACCGGGTCAAGGAACTCTTCGGCGCCGAATTCGCCAACGTGCAACCACATTCGGGCGCCCAGGCCAATGCCGCGGTGCTGATGTCGTTGATGAACCCGGGCGAGAAACTGCTGGGCCTGGACCTGGCCCACGGTGGTCACCTCACCCATGGCATGCGTTTGAACTTCTCCGGCAAGCTCTACGAGGTCCACGCGTACGGGGTGAGCAAGGAGGACCACCGCGTCGATATGGAGGCGCTGCGCAAGCAGGCGCTCGAGGTGCGGCCGAAGGTGATCGTGGCGGGGTGGTCGGCGTATCCGCGGCATCTGGATTTCGCGGCGTTCCGTGAGATCGCCGACGAGGTGGGCGCGTACCTGTGGGTGGATATGGCGCACTTCGCCGGTCTGGTCGCCGCGGGTCTGCATCCCTCGCCGGTGCCGCATGCGGATGTGGTGTCCTCGACCGTGCACAAGACCCTGGGTGGTCCGCGTTCGGGTGTGATCCTGGCCAAGCAGGAGTTCGCGAAGAAGCTGAACAGCTCGGTGTTCCCGGGCCAGCAGGGTGGTCCGCTGATGCATGTGATCGCGGCCAAGGCCGCCGCGTTCAAGATCGCGGGGACCGAGGAGTTCAAGCAGCGTCAGGAGCGCACCCTGTCGGGGGCGAAGATCCTGGCCGAGCGGCTGACCGGCGCCGATGTGGCCGGTAACGGTGTCACGGTGCTCACCGGCGGCACGGATGTGCATCTGGTGCTGGTGGATCTGCGTAACTCGCAGATGGATGGTCAGCAGGGTGAGGATCTGTTGCACGAGGTCGGAATCACGGTGAACCGCAACGCTGTTCCGTTCGACCCGCGCCCGCCGATGGTCACCTCGGGTCTGCGGATCGGCACCGCCGCGCTGGCCACTCGCGGGTTCGGTGACGTCGAGTTCACCGAGGTCGCCGACATCATCGCCACCGCGCTGGCAGGCAACGCCGACCTGGACTCGCTGCGCGCCCGGGTGTCCAAGCTGGCTCAGGACTTCCCGCTCTACGAGGGCCTCGAGGACTGGAAACTGCTCGGCTGA
- a CDS encoding isoprenyl transferase, translating into MKLASRVLGGKVRNLPYRIYETQLSKQLAGKQHPRHVAVVCDGNRRWARENGFTDVTHGHRVGALKIAELVGWCQAEGIEMVTVYLLSTENLNRGADELETLFEVITDVVEELSAPENNWGVRIVGTLAGLPEDVARRMQKAADETHGRGGVHVNVAIGYGGRQEIADAVQSLVRQEIAAGETGEDLVQSITVNAIGQHLYTSGQPDPDLVIRTSGEQRLSGFLLWQSAYSEIWFTEAYWPEFRRVDFLRALRDYAARHRRYGI; encoded by the coding sequence GTGAAGCTTGCTAGTCGGGTGCTCGGCGGTAAGGTGCGCAACCTGCCGTATCGCATCTACGAGACGCAGCTGTCGAAACAGCTCGCCGGCAAACAACATCCACGTCACGTCGCCGTGGTCTGCGACGGAAATCGCCGGTGGGCGCGGGAGAACGGTTTCACCGACGTCACCCACGGGCACCGGGTGGGCGCACTCAAGATCGCCGAACTGGTCGGCTGGTGTCAGGCCGAGGGCATCGAGATGGTGACGGTGTATCTGCTGTCCACCGAGAATCTCAACCGCGGCGCCGACGAGCTGGAAACCCTGTTCGAGGTGATCACCGACGTGGTCGAGGAGTTGTCCGCGCCCGAGAACAACTGGGGCGTGCGCATCGTCGGAACCCTCGCCGGACTGCCCGAGGATGTGGCCCGCCGGATGCAGAAGGCGGCCGACGAGACCCACGGCCGCGGCGGTGTGCACGTGAACGTTGCGATCGGTTACGGCGGGCGGCAGGAGATCGCCGACGCCGTGCAGTCGCTGGTGCGCCAGGAGATCGCGGCGGGGGAGACCGGCGAGGATCTGGTTCAGTCGATCACCGTCAACGCCATCGGCCAGCACCTCTACACCTCCGGCCAGCCCGATCCCGACCTGGTCATCCGCACCTCCGGGGAACAGCGGCTGTCGGGGTTCCTGTTGTGGCAGAGCGCGTACTCCGAGATCTGGTTCACCGAGGCCTACTGGCCCGAATTCCGGCGGGTGGACTTCCTGCGCGCCCTGCGCGACTACGCCGCCCGGCATCGCCGGTACGGAATCTGA
- the trhA gene encoding PAQR family membrane homeostasis protein TrhA, translating into MRGWIHTYAVGIAAVAVAVLVAVAATVSATAGWSTLIYGLTVCGLFGVSAVYHRVTWRTDRARTHMKRADHSMIFLFIAGSYTPFALLGLPGRTGITLLSVVWIGAVAGVALKLLWPTAPRWVGVPLYLVLGWAIVPVAAPLTHNVGVAPMVLLLIGGIAYSAGAILYATKWPNPWPEVFGHHEFFHAATVLAALCHYVAIWLVVLS; encoded by the coding sequence ATGCGAGGCTGGATCCACACCTATGCCGTGGGCATCGCGGCGGTCGCCGTCGCCGTCCTGGTCGCGGTCGCCGCCACGGTGTCGGCCACCGCCGGTTGGTCCACCCTGATCTACGGGCTGACGGTCTGCGGCCTCTTCGGTGTCAGCGCCGTCTATCACCGGGTCACCTGGCGCACCGACCGCGCCCGCACCCATATGAAGCGCGCCGATCATTCGATGATCTTCCTGTTCATCGCCGGCAGTTACACCCCGTTCGCGCTGCTGGGCCTGCCGGGGCGGACCGGAATCACGCTGCTGAGCGTGGTGTGGATCGGCGCGGTCGCCGGGGTCGCGCTGAAACTGTTGTGGCCGACCGCACCGCGCTGGGTCGGGGTGCCGCTGTATCTCGTGCTGGGCTGGGCGATCGTGCCGGTCGCCGCGCCCCTGACGCACAACGTCGGGGTGGCGCCGATGGTGCTGCTGCTGATCGGTGGGATTGCTTACAGTGCCGGGGCGATCCTGTACGCGACGAAGTGGCCGAATCCGTGGCCGGAGGTCTTCGGACATCACGAATTCTTCCACGCCGCAACGGTTCTCGCGGCAC
- the coaA gene encoding type I pantothenate kinase, with protein sequence MARMSEPSPYVEFDRKQWRTLRKSTPLILTEEELTGLRGLGEQIDLEEVAEVYLPLARLIHLQVAARQRLFAATATFLGETHPDQQVPFVIGIAGSVAVGKSTTARVLQALLARWDHHPRVDLVTTDGFLYPTAELTRRGIMHRKGFPESYNRRKLLRFVTEVKSGAAEVCAPMYSHIVYDILPDQYHCVRQPDILIVEGLNVLQTGPRLMVSDLFDFSIYVDARIEDIERWYVNRFLSLRKTAFADPQSHFHHYAKFTDSEATVAAQEIWNATNRPNLVENILPTRPRATLVLRKDSDHSINRIRLRKL encoded by the coding sequence GTGGCCCGGATGAGTGAGCCGAGTCCGTACGTCGAATTCGATCGCAAACAATGGCGCACTCTGCGCAAGTCGACACCGCTGATTCTCACCGAGGAAGAACTGACCGGCCTGCGCGGTCTCGGTGAGCAGATCGATCTCGAGGAAGTCGCCGAGGTCTATCTGCCCTTGGCTCGATTGATTCATCTGCAGGTCGCCGCGCGCCAGCGCCTGTTCGCCGCGACCGCGACCTTTCTCGGCGAGACCCATCCCGATCAGCAGGTGCCGTTCGTGATCGGTATCGCGGGCAGTGTGGCGGTCGGCAAATCGACCACCGCGCGTGTGCTGCAGGCGCTGCTGGCGCGGTGGGATCACCATCCGCGCGTGGATCTGGTGACCACCGACGGATTCCTCTATCCCACAGCGGAGCTCACCCGGCGCGGCATCATGCACCGCAAGGGCTTCCCGGAGAGTTACAACCGCCGCAAACTGCTGCGCTTCGTCACCGAGGTCAAATCCGGTGCGGCCGAGGTCTGCGCGCCGATGTACTCACATATCGTCTACGACATCCTGCCCGACCAGTACCACTGTGTGCGCCAGCCCGACATCCTCATCGTGGAGGGGCTCAATGTGCTGCAGACCGGGCCGCGGCTGATGGTGTCGGATCTGTTCGATTTCTCGATCTACGTCGACGCGCGGATCGAGGATATCGAGCGCTGGTACGTCAATCGTTTTCTCTCGCTTCGTAAGACGGCGTTCGCGGATCCGCAGTCGCATTTCCACCATTACGCCAAATTCACCGACTCCGAGGCGACCGTCGCGGCCCAGGAGATCTGGAACGCCACCAATCGTCCGAATCTGGTGGAGAACATCCTGCCGACCCGTCCGCGCGCAACGCTGGTGCTGCGCAAGGACTCCGACCACAGCATCAACCGGATCCGGTTGCGCAAACTGTAG